ACACGAAGCTATGAAAACGCAGATTATTGACCTGATTTACCTGCTGGCGGCGGTTCTCTTCATCCTGGGCTTGAAGAGGCTCACCTCGCCGGCGACCGCCAGAGCCGGCAACCAGCTTGCGGCGGTCGGCATGTTCATTGCCGCTGTCGCTACCCTGTTTATCCAGCAAATCCTTACGCCGGTCGAGATGATCGTCGGTCTGGTCGTGGGCGG
The genomic region above belongs to Rhodothermales bacterium and contains:
- a CDS encoding NAD synthetase, with protein sequence MKTQIIDLIYLLAAVLFILGLKRLTSPATARAGNQLAAVGMFIAAVATLFIQQILTPVEMIVGLVVGGGIGAILARKVAMTGMPELVAAFNGFGGLASALVAGAEVARYLGEAPVGIVDALG